The nucleotide window GTCCACTTTGATTAACTGGTTTATTGGTCAAAAAAAGGCACGCACAGGTAACTCGCCTGGTGTCACCAAAGGTACACAGTGGATTAGAGTGCATCCTATGCTGGAGCTACTGGATACGCCAGGTATCTTGCCGCCCACACTGTTTGGCAAAGAGACCATGACCAAGCTCTCGGTGCTCAACCTGGTGCCATCGGATACTTACGATACTGTTGAGTGCGCCCAGGCAGCCTTAAAATTATTGCAGACTCACTATCCTTCATATCTCGATGCCTATGTCCCGTCTCTGGCTGGCACTATCGACCAAAACGAAGGACTGGCCCACATCGCTGGCGCTCGGAGATTTCTTGCTAAAGGTGCCATACTCGATGAGATCAGAGCAGCTCACGTCTTACTTGGCGACATCAGAGATGGTAAATTAGGCACGATAACCTTTGACAAACTGGACTGATGTCCACTGGATACACTCGTGCCCGCCGCCAAACCCAGTGCCCAGGCTAAAGCCGCACCAGGCAAGAGCAATCTAAGTAAGATGCTCAAGTTTGATGTGCAAAATTATCATAAAGTGCGCGAGTTATTTGACCTGCCCACTCTCTCTCCCCTTGCTGGCAAAGCCAATAAATCGGCTCCTGCTCCCGGTCTACAACTGACTCTGTTAAAAGAGCTAGACGTAATCATCGGGGTAGATGAGGTCGGTCGTGGTTGTCTGGCTGGACCTGTGGTATCAGCAGCGGTGCTATTGCCTCTGACTCGTTTGCATCCATCTTTACTTAAATCACTGAGTGAGCTTGATGATAGTAAAAAGCTCAAAGCCGATGTACGTGAGCGCATCTCAGATGTTGTGCGAGCTAGTTGCCCTTATGCGATAGGCATGGCCACTCCGCGCGAGATAGACGAGATCAATATATTGCAAGCCAGTCTGCTCTCCATGCGCCGAGCAATTGCTGCCTTGAGTGAGCAAGTGGGTATACAAAAAGCTCTGGTGCTGGTGGATGGCAATAAACAAATAAAAGAAATGCCTTTTGCTCAGCTCACTGTAATCAAAGGTGATAGTAAGTCAGCCTCCATAGCCGCAGCGTCAGTGGTGGCAAAAGTACACCGTGATAGTCTGATGCGTGAGTTGGCACTACAGTATCCAGTCTACGGTTTTGACAGTCACAAAGGTTATCCCAGCATCAGTCACCGCAAAGCCATCGCCGAGCACGGTCACTGCGACGAGCACAGATTGAGCTTTAGATTGCTTGCCGAGGTTGAGGAAGAGTTGGAAGATGCCGGTCTAGAGCTAGAGCAGGTTTGATTGAATACGGGAAATTCACATTGCACGCAGTAGTTTTTTCGGAAGAGAGTTAGATAGTAATATGTCTGAATTTGATCAAGACACAGCTCTCCGGGTGGGCGAAACAGCTCTAATCATTGATTCTTCGTTGAAGAGATTGCTTACTGATGTAAATGAGAAGTCTGCGCTTAGATCTTCAGAGCAAAAGTTCTATTCAGAGCAGATTGGATTATGTAGAGACTATATTGCAGATTCGATGCTGCATCCAACGATAGAGCGCTTTCCAGAATTGGCATCTTCAGCCGCTTTATCAGTCGACAACGAACAACCTGAAACAACTGTTGCGGGTAGTTCTCTTTCAAAAGACGGTTTATTTCAAGAGCGAAATATTGCAATTTCTGTTTCGGAGACATTGCTAGTAATCAGTGCGATAGCAGACAATAGTTTATCTAGAACATTGCCTCAACTTTCTGCCTCCGAGAGCGAGGCTTACCGCTATACCGTGTCCTCGATAATGGTTGATTGTGTAACTCTCTTGAATCAAATTTGGAGAACACATCCAGATTTACTTCCTTCGGATATGAGGGACTCTTTTGAGCTTTAGCCGAATGTTTAGCAAGACTTCTCTTAGAGCGCCGAAATAAGATAGAAGCACGGGCAGCTGAAATAAGACTCGAAGTATCAGGCGGTAAATAAGCTGGCGCGTGCAACTCATTAGTGGCGGCCCTTCAGCGATGAGTGTAAGAATCTGTTTTGCGAATGAGAAGTTATGCTTTAAGGCATGTGAGATAATCCCCTTAAGTGGGCAATCAAAAGCACAGCAGCCTTGGATTGTATTGAGAGATTTGAGCACAAGAAGTAATGCGGGACGAATTTAAAGCTAGCATGTATTTTCTTTTGGCTTGCGCCTTTGCTGTCTGTGTTTATATATTGAGTGTTGGACTTATGGCGTAGTGGCAGGTGCCAGCAATCAACCTGACAGTCCTATCGATCACCTGTCTTTTATTTATGGTGCAGAGCTTAGGGGTCAAATGGTCTATATTTACAAACACGAAGTTTCTATTGGGACTGTGTGTTGTAAACGTGGGTCTGGTAATCGCAATGTGTGTTATTCATGAGCTATAAGGCACAGCTTGCACTAGTATTGGGTTGGGAAATCCGAAAGCTCATTGTTGCTACTGCGTGCATTTTGCTTTGTGCATCTGGAAGCCAGGCTTCGGAATTGGAAACGCCGGATCTATCAATCCGTTCAATTATTGAATCAGTTACTCCAGCAATCGAAACAAGCAGCACTCTCCTTGCATTGCGATTTCTGAATAGAAGTAGGTACCCAGTCTCGATTCCGTTTGTTGCATTGAGCGGGAAGGGTCAACCATCAATCAAGAGCAAATTTAGTATGTCAGGTGAGCACTGCAAGGAGTTCGTCGCTAGGGAAGCCGCCTGTGCAGTCATCACATACAGCTGGCTGGATTCAAAAGGGAAAAGCGTCTTGAGTAGAGCTACCTTATTTACTCATTCAAGCCTGAATCTTGCACCAAATGGTTACCAATGTGTATATCTACCCATAGAAGCGCCACCCAGCGATGCTGTACATGAACTGAAAGTGACTTTCGACAACCGGCACTTGCAGACTTTATCAACCACTAATTTCCACAATAAATCAGAGAAGTTTTTTGTGGTTAGCACAGCAGTTAATTTCACAAAGTAATCACTTATCGACGGCGGCGGGATCTCTGCGCTTAAGATGCTTGTCCTCATGGATGGATGCCTACAGGAGCGATCTGTTTTAGACTTTTGACTCAAGTGGCTTAACATTCAGGAAATTTCCACGAGCCCTTTTCCAGCATTCAAGAGTTCAAGGGTCAGCAGAAAGATTTGCTGGAAAATTGTTCGCGCTTTTCTAGCTTCGTCCAAAATTGCTGTATCTGCCGCATCACGAAGTTCCAAATCGCGTAATGCATGTACTTCAACACTAAACTTTTCCTGCATCCACTGCGCCAATGCAGGCGCGACCTGCGCATCTAGCCAGATTGTCATGCAGCTATTACTGGATGATCCAATTTTTGGGAGGCATAGTTCAGTGCAGCCTTAAGATCTTCCATTTCAAGATCTGGCATCTCATCCAAAATTTCTTGAGCACTCAGACCATTCGCAAACAAATCAAGAATGTCGGTGACCCTAATTCGCATGCCGCGAATGCACGGGCGTCCTCCACAGACTTCTAAATTGAACGTAATTCGTTTTTCTGTCCCAGACATTTCTCTTTTCTTCCGCCTGACGGAGAACCTTTTAGTTTATACCACGGCACGCAAAGGGTTGCCACTCTGCACTTTCAGTCCTGCCAGAGCCAAATTTGCCCGTTGTCTTTGTCCCATCACTTGAAACTCGAAAGATTGAAATACTTGGAAGCGCGAATACTGTTTTTCGGTTTGTACAACTTTTAGACGACAGACAGTAGTGCCGTATATGGTGAGTCTTTCTCGAGTACTAGGGGGTAGATTCCATCTCGGCAATGTCATCGTTACCGAGGATGTCCGTAATTATTTTAGTTGAGGTACCGCTACAATAAACCCGAGAAGGAAAAGCCAGGGCAGTCAATTGAGTATTGAGCATTGAGCGATGTAGGTATCCAGTATGAGCGATGAAGACGAATCGGTGACAATCTACGTTTACCTTCTAGGCGAAGGTATTGATGTTTGGGCGCCAGTTCAAGCTGTTCCGCTAGGGAATGGCATCTATGAAATCGTGAGTGATAATTCTAGTGTTGTAGATGAGGATTGGGAATTCCAGAAAGGTGACAAGGTTTTTTGCGAATGGCAGTATAAAGATGGAGGTATTGGCAAACCAGGATGGCTTCTAATTGCTCTGCATCGAGTGGATCAACAATAGGGCTTGGTCAAGGCGCAGGGTGTTAGATTTTTACTGCAAGCCCACCGGGTGGATCGCTTAGAAGATGAGACCCGTCGCCTTTAGAAAGTGAAATAGGTGCGCAAAATGATCGATATCAAAACTGCAGGTCATTCCCTGTGTTATTCAATAGTTGTATTTCTCAGTTTGCTTCCAGTTGGATTGCGTGCGAGTGAGTCAATTCTCTCGGGATAATATTGTTTCTTTCTCTCAAGTTCATAAAAAATCGTTCCATGAATGCCAATTACATCACTCTTCTTAATTGGTCGCGCCCTAATAGCATTCATTATTTGAGAAAGTTGATCCTGACTTATTCGACTTTGTATTTCGTCGATAAAGGCGATATCAGTGTTTCCTGGAAAGAGAATTTTAAATTCAGCATCTTCAACTTGAAAAATGTCGTACACACAATTTAAAGCTCCATCAATAACTTGGATATTCTTCATAAGGATAATTCACTGCCCACGTTGAAGGTCTCACGTAGCTATTCTAGCTCCGCCGCAGATGCATAAGCGATGAGTTAAAGAATCTGTTTTGCTATTGAGAAATTATGCTTTAATGAAGACATTGACCTGATCCAGATTTTGGCGGCACTAACCAATTAGCGATTGCGAACACCCTTCGATCCAAGTATCCAAACAAAAACAGGACCCGCTCTCGCAAGTCCTGTCTCAAAGTAATCAGCTATCTCAATTGAATATCGATATTCAATTGAGAAATCCGAATATCGACTTATCTCGTAGTCGCCGGCAAATTCGGAGTGCCTGCACCGTTTTGACCTTGATCGATATTTGCTTTGCGTATTTTCTTTTCTGTTTCGTTGCCACCATCCAAGATTTGAGTCTTGGAGAGTGAGTCGATTAGATAGTCTACGCCTTTCATTGAGATCATAAACAGACGTTCGCCCATTTCAATCAGTCCTTTTTCTCTCAAATACCAGAGGTTAAATTCCATCTCGGCCATGTCATCGGTATTGAGGATGTCCATCATCATTTTGGCTGAGGCACCGCCGGTGGAGCATTTCTTTTTGCGCTGAGTGTAGAGGATTTGCAGCATAGCGATACGCATCTCGGTCTCGTTAAATGCTACGCCAGTTGTAGGCATCTTGGGCATGCCTGCTCTGCTGCTAAAGTTAGCTGGCTGCTGAGCGCTACCGGCAGCACCGGCTTGCTGTTGTCCGGACTGTTGCTGAGCACCGAGCGACATATCGTAAGCGGCACGTTTGCCTTCATCCGATAGTGTGCGCCAGGCGTCTGTGATGATTCTGAATTTTTCGGCATCACCGGTCTCGGCATTGTCTGGGTGATACATGGCAGCCAAAAATCTGTATGCATAACGGATGATTGTGCCGTGAGCATCACGGTTGACCTGGAGCAGGTCGTAATAGTTTAGCGGGCGATTTTGTTGCGGTGCCTGCCCCTGTTGAGGTTGACCCTGCGGCTGTCCCTGCCCTTGTCCTCCGGGCATGCCTGGTCTTGGTGGGGGCGGTGGTGGTTGATACGACATTGTTTATAGTCCCTTAAGTACGTTCTGAGCTATTACCAGTCTTTGCACCTCTGAGGTGCCTTCGTAAATTTCGGTGATTTTGGCATCACGCATATAGCGCTCTACCGGGTAATCAGTGACAAAGCCATAACCGCCAAAGATCTGTACACATTTGATAGTGCTGCGCATCGCCACTTCTGCGGCAAATAGCTTGGCTTGTGCCGCTTCTTTTGTAAATTTTATACCCAGATCTTGGGCTCTTGCTGCATGGTGCACCAGCAGTCTGGCAGCGTCAATTTCTGTTTGCATTTCTGCCAGCATAAATTGGATGGCCTGGAAGTTATTGATAGTTTTGCCAAATGCCACACGCTCTTTAGCGTATTTGTAGGCATGATCCCAGGCGCCCTGTGCGATACCAACAGCTTGTGCGGCGATACCGATTCTGCCACCGTCGAGAGTGACCATCGCTACCTTAAAACCATCAGTCTCGCCGCCCAGTACGTTTTCGACTGGCACGGGGGTGTCTTCAAAGTTTATCTGGCAGGTGGACGAGCCTTTGATGCCAATTTTGTCTTCTAATTTGCCAAAGGTAAATCCGGGAGCACCCTTTTCGACAATGATAGCCATCAAGCCTTTGTGCTTTTGGCTGGCATCGGTTTGGGCGATTACCAGATAGTAATCAGCTTCTATCCCGTTGGTGATCCAGTTTTTGGAGTTGTTGAGTATATAGTGATCGCCTTTGCGCACAGCTGTGCATTTAGCAGCTGCTGCGTCCGAACCTGAGCCTGGCTCAGATAGGGCAAATGCGCCCATCTTTTTGCCCTGGCACATGGGTACGAGCCAGCGTTTTTTTTGCTCTTCGGTGCCAAAGATATAAATCGGTTTAGCGCAGAGCGAGACGTGGGCTGAGTAGACTACTGAGGTCGTGGCACAAGCTTTAGCCAGTTCTTCTACGACAATGGCGTAGGAGACGTTGTCCATGCCAGCTCCGCCGTACTCCTCGGGAAAAGGGAGCCCGCAGAGGTCAGAGGCTGCCATGAGGTCCCAGTTTTCTCTGGGAAATCTATGCTTCTGATCGATTTCAGCGGCAAGCGGGGCAAATTCATTTTGCGCTATTTCTCTGACCGCTTCCTGGATGAGGCTTTGCTCTTCGCTTAGTTGAAATGTCAGAGGAGTGTCGGTTTGGGTAGTGGCAGTCAACATTTTTTACCTGATGAAAACCTGTAAAAGGGGTAATAGAACGAGTTACCAGGGTAAAACCCCGGCAGGCGCAGCACAATGTTTATATTGGCATTTACCAACCAAACTTGACCGCTCCATATAGATAGAGATCATAGCACCGTACAGCCCTCAAGCCCGTTAAAATCGCCTTTTCAAGTAGTGCGAAGATTGTCATTTACTGCCAGCGCATAAGGTATGTTGTAGACTCTTGAGGCACTGGTGTTTAGGGGCAGACATGTCAGATATAAAAATACTCTATGTCGAGGACGCAAAGAGTTCGGGCGGCACACTGCGTAAGGCTCTTAAGGATGCCCACATGAATGTCGTCTACGTCGGAGGCGGCTTTGACGCTCTCGATGAGCTATCTGACGGTGGTGCTGACGTGGTCGTCTCTTGCATTGAGCTTGGTGATTTGCCTGGATATCAGCTGGCAAGTTTAATCAAATCATCACCAACGGCTGCCAATATGCCTGTAGTACTCTTTGGCGCTGCCGGTTATAAGGCTGACCCAGAGTCTTTTTGGGACAGAGCCTGTCGTGCTGATGCCTTTTATAGTGCCGAGGACCTCGAGTCTGACAATGCTAAAGCTGTAGTGACTAAAATCAAAGAGCTGGTAGAAAGCTCAAGGAAAAATGGTTTTGACCGTCAAAAGAGCAAAAATATCGTAGCCAGTCGTCCCAGTTTTACCTCGGGCAATATGTTGGAGAGCACGGCTCGCTTGATAGATGATTTGCTCTTGCAACAAAGCGCTCAGACTGTGGCTCGCAAATTAGCCAGTCACAGTGATAGTCGCTCTAAGTTTATAGACACACTCTTTGATGCCTTGCCGCCCTTTGATCAATCAGAGCTGGCAGGATTTTTGGTGGCTCACCCACAGGGTGCATGGGGCAGCTTTAAGCCGGTCCGCGGTGCCAGTGTCAGTCAAGCAATGTACAAAAAGCTGCTAGACAGGCTCACCACTGAGCTGGAGTTACGTGGTGAACCACAAATCGACTTGCGCGGTGAACTCATTGATGGTGGCGCCAAAGAGTTTGGCTCGGTGCAGATTTTGCCCGTTAGCCGTGGCGGTCAGGTGCTCGCCGTGCTGGTTTTTGCCTGCAAAGACAAAAATGCATTTAGTGATCAAGCCCTTGCTTTTAATCAGCTTTTGAGTCAAGAAATGGCCACACCACTGGAGCTTTTGCTCTCCAAAGAGGCCTTGCAAGAAATGCATTCGCGCGAAGCGACAAGAGCATCAATTGATAGTTTGACCGGGCTCTATAACCTGGAATTTTTGGTGGGCTTTTTGCAGCAACAGTTGCTCTTTAGCTTTAGACAACGTCTGCCTGTGGCTGTTGCCATCATCGATGTGGATGAGTTTAGTCGGGCCAATCTAGATCATGGCTATGAGTTTGGCGACAGTGCTTTGATGACAATCGCCAACCGACTCCTGCACATCACTAGATCAAGCGATTTGATTGCTCGCTATGGCGGTGATCAGTTTGCCGTGGTCTTGCCCAATACCGATGTGGCAGGTGCTAAAGTACTGGCCGAAAAAGTGAGATCCGAAGTAGAAACTCTGAGCTTTGATGTAAATGGTGGCAAGTCCGCGCCAAAACTAACAGTATCAGTCGGATATGCCAGTTTTAACATGGAAGACTTAAACCCAGAGACAATCTTGCGTGATGCCAAACTGGCACTGCGTGCCGCTAAAGAGCAAGGACGCAATCGCACTGAGAGTGCTAGCTAAATAGATATCTGCAAGTAGGATAGCTGCTTGCTAAATAACCAATTGCTTTTTGACCAGTCGGCTGTATGTTTGATCTATAGTCTCAATCATTTTGCTTTGGCTGTGCAGTCTACTTGCTATAGCAAATGCTGCACCGGCTCCCACGCCTTCTTTGACATTGCCTTGTACATAAGCTCTCAGTCCTGGATGACTGCTTTGCTCAAGACCCGGGTCAATGGAGATAAGTGGAGCCTGGCAGAGTTGGACCAGGTCTTTGACTCTGGCATGGGGATCGTGAGCGACATAACTGGTAGTGATAATGGCCAGGTGCTCTATGAGGTCAGTGCGATAAGCGCTGTGACTTACATCGGTCAGTTTATCCATCAGTGTCCAGATGGCTAGCATCTGGGTGCCTCCGGCGGCAACAACGAGCGAGTCTCTATTGTTTTTGCTTGAGGCCAGGAGTTTAGTGGCAGCCATGAGATAACCACTGGCAAAAGCCTGTACCGGATCTCCTGCCAGGGCGATAGATAAGAGCGGGTCTTGTATACAACTGGCCCGGAGTTGGGTTAAAGTTTTGCCCTGAGTCTGGCAGAGATTATCTAGCTCACTTTTGAGCAACTGGCTTTTAAAATCTCCACCGCAATCTGGCAGACTGGATGAGCCCAGACTGAGTGCATCAATGCCTAGCAAAGTGAGGACTAGGGCTGCGGTACTGGTGCCTCCCGGCACACACTCAGCCAGGCAGATGAGATCGGCTGAGCTAGCCGTCTCCCCTTGTTTGAGACCATAGTTAAACAAATCGTGCACTACATTTAGTGGCAGTGCACCGTCCATGGCCCGTCCCGCGGCTCTCCCGGGAGTCACCAGATGTGGTGCAGTGGGGGCGCAGCCAGCAAATGTGCCGCAGTCGTATATTGCCAGCGTGCTATTGATAAGACTGAGACTGGCACTTGTTATCACTACTGGTGAAGTGATGCCTTTAGGTGAGGTTGGTAGCTCTTGTGAGATTGGCACCAGCGGCTCTTGCAGGCTCTGATAAAGTATGTCAGCGTCCAGCTTGGCTGTCAGTCGGCGCTGCTCGGGGGTGCTACCAGCGGCCGAGATGCCTTCGATATCGCTTAAGGCAGTGGCTCCCAGAGCAAGTGCAAAATGGACCTGTCCTCTGGCGCTAGCGCTCAGTCTCTCAAGCAAACTTTGCTCGGACTGATATGGGCTATTTATTACCTGGATTGTTTTGCTATCGCTGGCTGCCGGCATTATTTGTCGCTTTCGGGGCTGGCATCTTCTTTTTCTACTTTTACTTCTTCTTTTTCTTCTTGTGCTGCTTCTGCTGCTGATGCTTCTTCTACTGCTTCTTCTGCTACTGGTTCTACTTTGGGGGCTGCCATGGAGATTTCGCTTTGATCTCCTGATGCTAGAGGCTCCATCGATAGTGTCGCTCCCGGTACCGATTTGGGTAGACATTCGAGGCGTATAGTCTCAAGCATGATTGCCGCTGAGACTGGCACAAGATATTGATTGAGCAATATTTCCCAGAGCTTGCGACCGGCCAACACCCATGGCGGCTCGGTCAAGCCAGGCACCCTGGCTAAGGCGTTGAGCTGAATCAAAATATCTGGTTGTTGCAAAAATGTGGTGATGATAAAGAGCGGGATGCTCAACAGCGTGATTAAGCCGCAGTGTGTGATTGATAGTTTGAGACTGTCTAAAACGCTGCGTCCCACTGACAGATTGGGTAGTGTAGCTTTGGCTCCACCTGTTATGACCATGCTATTGAGTATCACCAGGCTGAGTGCGGCAATTATCACAGCCGGGATACGTGCCTGGTCTATCATGGCAAAGTATTCGGGGGGCATCACCGCCATCGCGTCACCATACATGCCATTTAAAATGCCTGCGGCAAGTGGAGCTAGCAGCACTGAGATTGCTGCCATCAATAAAATTAGGGGCGGTACTTGTAAGAGCGAAATGCAGATAATTTTGAGTGTGAGGTTGCCCTTGTTATGGTTTAAGGTGAGGTCTGCTTCTTTGATTGCTTTGGCAAAGACTTCTCTTTTAGGAACAGTTGAGACCTCAAAAGGGGTCATCAGATAGGCGCGGGTAATAATGCATAGCCGCCAGACTGACATAAAGACGCCGACCAAAAGAGTCGTGCCTGACCCAAGCAAGCAGATAGTGATGATAATCAGCTTGGTCCAGAGCGTGTTATCGACCACTACCCCTGTCTGGGCTGGAGTGCCAAGGCTCTCAATCACCCGGAGCAAAAAAAAGGATACAGTGACAAGCACTACCGGCGTCAGTATCAAGCGCCTGGAGGCCAGAGCAAAAGCCAGGGCATGCTGACAAAATGCCTTGCTAAAGATGCGTTTGAGAGTTTTGACTTGGGACAAGGTGGTTTGACTTATTGGCTAGTAATAATGGCTTATCGACGTTAGGTACCAGTCTAACCAACTTTGCAGCCTTTAGAAAGTGGTCGATAAATCGCTCTGTGTCGTTACGTTAAGGTGTCTTAAGTCTTTTACACTTCTGCCAAAACGCCGCAAAGTGCCGTAGATCGAGGGTCTTACCGACTCTTAAAGGTTCAGTAACTGAGTCTAAGATGAGTTCTTGACAAAATGTGCGAAGATTTCAGCTGTAGTAACCAGGTGTCACCTCCCATGATTTTGTCTCTGGGCAAACGTACAACCCAAGAATCCGTCGAAAAAGTAGTCAGACGGCTACTCGAAAACGGGCTCGAAAGTCAGGTTGTCGTCAGTGGAGACATCACCCTGGTGGTTGTTACGTCCGATGCCGAGGCAATTGCCGGGCATTTCTTTAGCCAGTTAGAGGGTGTGGAAAAGGTCGTCAAACTGACAAACCGTACTCCCCTTGCTGCTGATAGCTGTGCTGTCGTCAATATTGGCAAAATAGACGGACCTCGCGGAAGGCTTAGCATTGGTGGTGGTCAGCCGGTAGTCATTGCTGGACCGTGTTCAGTTGAGAGCAAAGAGCATATTTTTCAAACTGCTGAAGCTGTCCGCAACGCTGGCGCTAAGGCAGTCAGAGGCGGCGCTTACAAACCGCGTACTTCACCATACGACTTTCAGGGACTGGGGCTGGATGGTCTCAAGTTTATGGCTGAAGCCGGCGAAAAGTTTAAGTTGCCTGTTATTTCAGAAGTGATGGCTATCGAGCATATCGCCTCTGCTGAGCCCTACGTTGATATGTTTCAGGTAGGTGCGCGCAATATGTACAACTACGAGCTCCTCAAAGAGCTTGGTAGACAAAGCAAACCAGTGCTACTCAAGCGTGCTATGTCCGCCACAATCGACGAGCTTTTGCAGTCGGCTGAGTATATTCTTGCTTCCGGCAACTTGCAGGTGGTTTTGTGTGAGCGCGGTATACGCACTTTTGAGACCAGAGTGCGCAATACTCTGGACCTGTCTGCCGTGGCAGTGCTCAAGTCTCTGACCAATTTGCCTGTACTGG belongs to Candidatus Obscuribacter sp. and includes:
- a CDS encoding ribonuclease HII, encoding MLKFDVQNYHKVRELFDLPTLSPLAGKANKSAPAPGLQLTLLKELDVIIGVDEVGRGCLAGPVVSAAVLLPLTRLHPSLLKSLSELDDSKKLKADVRERISDVVRASCPYAIGMATPREIDEINILQASLLSMRRAIAALSEQVGIQKALVLVDGNKQIKEMPFAQLTVIKGDSKSASIAAASVVAKVHRDSLMRELALQYPVYGFDSHKGYPSISHRKAIAEHGHCDEHRLSFRLLAEVEEELEDAGLELEQV
- a CDS encoding DUF5615 family PIN-like protein — encoded protein: MTIWLDAQVAPALAQWMQEKFSVEVHALRDLELRDAADTAILDEARKARTIFQQIFLLTLELLNAGKGLVEIS
- a CDS encoding DUF433 domain-containing protein, producing the protein MSGTEKRITFNLEVCGGRPCIRGMRIRVTDILDLFANGLSAQEILDEMPDLEMEDLKAALNYASQKLDHPVIAA
- a CDS encoding J domain-containing protein, coding for MSYQPPPPPPRPGMPGGQGQGQPQGQPQQGQAPQQNRPLNYYDLLQVNRDAHGTIIRYAYRFLAAMYHPDNAETGDAEKFRIITDAWRTLSDEGKRAAYDMSLGAQQQSGQQQAGAAGSAQQPANFSSRAGMPKMPTTGVAFNETEMRIAMLQILYTQRKKKCSTGGASAKMMMDILNTDDMAEMEFNLWYLREKGLIEMGERLFMISMKGVDYLIDSLSKTQILDGGNETEKKIRKANIDQGQNGAGTPNLPATTR
- a CDS encoding acyl-CoA dehydrogenase, producing the protein MTFQLSEEQSLIQEAVREIAQNEFAPLAAEIDQKHRFPRENWDLMAASDLCGLPFPEEYGGAGMDNVSYAIVVEELAKACATTSVVYSAHVSLCAKPIYIFGTEEQKKRWLVPMCQGKKMGAFALSEPGSGSDAAAAKCTAVRKGDHYILNNSKNWITNGIEADYYLVIAQTDASQKHKGLMAIIVEKGAPGFTFGKLEDKIGIKGSSTCQINFEDTPVPVENVLGGETDGFKVAMVTLDGGRIGIAAQAVGIAQGAWDHAYKYAKERVAFGKTINNFQAIQFMLAEMQTEIDAARLLVHHAARAQDLGIKFTKEAAQAKLFAAEVAMRSTIKCVQIFGGYGFVTDYPVERYMRDAKITEIYEGTSEVQRLVIAQNVLKGL
- a CDS encoding GGDEF domain-containing response regulator codes for the protein MSDIKILYVEDAKSSGGTLRKALKDAHMNVVYVGGGFDALDELSDGGADVVVSCIELGDLPGYQLASLIKSSPTAANMPVVLFGAAGYKADPESFWDRACRADAFYSAEDLESDNAKAVVTKIKELVESSRKNGFDRQKSKNIVASRPSFTSGNMLESTARLIDDLLLQQSAQTVARKLASHSDSRSKFIDTLFDALPPFDQSELAGFLVAHPQGAWGSFKPVRGASVSQAMYKKLLDRLTTELELRGEPQIDLRGELIDGGAKEFGSVQILPVSRGGQVLAVLVFACKDKNAFSDQALAFNQLLSQEMATPLELLLSKEALQEMHSREATRASIDSLTGLYNLEFLVGFLQQQLLFSFRQRLPVAVAIIDVDEFSRANLDHGYEFGDSALMTIANRLLHITRSSDLIARYGGDQFAVVLPNTDVAGAKVLAEKVRSEVETLSFDVNGGKSAPKLTVSVGYASFNMEDLNPETILRDAKLALRAAKEQGRNRTESAS
- the aroF gene encoding 3-deoxy-7-phosphoheptulonate synthase; protein product: MILSLGKRTTQESVEKVVRRLLENGLESQVVVSGDITLVVVTSDAEAIAGHFFSQLEGVEKVVKLTNRTPLAADSCAVVNIGKIDGPRGRLSIGGGQPVVIAGPCSVESKEHIFQTAEAVRNAGAKAVRGGAYKPRTSPYDFQGLGLDGLKFMAEAGEKFKLPVISEVMAIEHIASAEPYVDMFQVGARNMYNYELLKELGRQSKPVLLKRAMSATIDELLQSAEYILASGNLQVVLCERGIRTFETRVRNTLDLSAVAVLKSLTNLPVLVDPSHATGKRDYVRALSRAAIACGADGLVIESHCQPDKSVSDAAQAITPDTLKQIVLDTAAIYQALNLRDQDKPVVSSCEPVVLR